A DNA window from Actinomadura coerulea contains the following coding sequences:
- a CDS encoding Rv3654c family TadE-like protein: MTAGPASIPNVGRSVGTGGRGRFGYWGSRFWSGWWGWRRSWSVGFGGARHRGEAAADMAALAGAARVADGGGAACARAGEIAATSGARVVRCRVRGEVVEVSVAVEAPMLMGLKGRLIVSRARAGPVEQDGVPWRHMSRCTECQ; this comes from the coding sequence ATGACGGCGGGGCCCGCGAGCATCCCGAACGTGGGGCGATCGGTGGGGACCGGGGGTCGGGGACGCTTTGGGTATTGGGGTTCGCGGTTTTGGTCTGGGTGGTGGGGGTGGCGGCGATCCTGGTCGGTGGGGTTCGGGGGCGCGCGGCATCGGGGGGAGGCGGCGGCCGACATGGCGGCGCTGGCGGGGGCGGCGCGAGTCGCCGATGGGGGCGGAGCCGCCTGCGCGAGGGCCGGGGAGATCGCGGCCACGTCGGGGGCGCGGGTGGTGCGGTGCCGGGTGCGAGGTGAGGTCGTCGAGGTGTCGGTGGCAGTCGAAGCCCCGATGCTCATGGGGCTGAAGGGGCGGCTGATCGTTTCTCGGGCGAGGGCTGGTCCTGTGGAGCAGGACGGCGTACCCTGGCGCCACATGTCTCGTTGCACTGAGTGTCAATAG